In Apium graveolens cultivar Ventura chromosome 10, ASM990537v1, whole genome shotgun sequence, the following are encoded in one genomic region:
- the LOC141691276 gene encoding uncharacterized protein LOC141691276, translating into MVAIDYFTKWIEVKVLVKITTKQISQFFWENVICRFGIPRILVTDNGRQFDDEEFKNYSTPFMLAHGAKAVVPLEITNGLPRVEAYEPKTNEEDMRLALDLIDEVRDEANGRNAEHQHRPFLYYNRRVKERFFNQGDLVLRKIEASGVG; encoded by the exons ATGGTCGCCATTGACTacttcactaagtggattgaggTCAAGGTATTGGtcaagataaccaccaagcagATTTCTCAATTCTTCTGGGAGAATGTGATATGTCGATTTGGAATCCCACGCATCCTTGTTACAGATAATGGGCGACAATTTGACGATGAAGAGTTCAAGAATTATT CTACCCCATTCATGCTGGCTCACGGAGCCAAGGCAGTAGTGCCCCTTGAGATCACAAATGGGTTACCGAGGGTTGAAGCATATGAACCAAAAACCAATGAAGAAGACATGAGGCTCGCCCTCGACCTCATTGACGAGGTCCGAGATGAAGCCAACGGCCGTAATGCAGAGCATCAGCACAGACCCTTCCTCTATTATAATAggagggttaaagagaggttctTCAATCAAGGAGACTTAGTTTTAAGGAAAATTGAGGCATCAGGAGTTGGATAG